Proteins found in one Pararge aegeria chromosome 12, ilParAegt1.1, whole genome shotgun sequence genomic segment:
- the LOC120627820 gene encoding uncharacterized protein LOC120627820, with product MDNMEAGTSSNIENTMQDIFGVDEEDPYQDSGSEYLPSRSPSPTPLDLIDILEDNHSQNNQDPQNDQEQRKPRKRVRQPHKWKKNIRKAKRARGEEYVNAKGKTVPSKNINTDIPCRCGLKCHDKVGAAQQKALFDRFYAMESFTLQSSYLFSLVKVLPKKRCSFLTDRRQTESRRSNTRVYTIPNSDGLYTTVCKEFFKKVFAVSDGRISRVLKTKLSIPTPPIDRRGKHVPVNKTSEEKVQKVKTFIDKFPKYESHYTLHKSMNRRFLAPDLSLPKMYSMYCDNISESEKVSDFMFRKIFNEQFNLSFHAPVSDSCKKCDNLKIKIDAAHSLEEKYQLELQKKLHLSKADSAKDNYKKDKNLAKEDLDVTVIVFDLMKTLPTPVVSTGVCYYKRQLWTYVLGIHDAANDNATMCVWDETVASRGPQEIGSCLLRYIKENVKTKRLILYSDQCGGQNRNIKMATLCQYIISHPDYVVENIDHKFFVSGHSYLACDQDFGLIEKKKKYFQNIFVPDDWIEVIKTARKKKPFQIIKMAKEDFYSTKKLENNITNRKVTAEKSKVKWLNIQWLLYHKNYPFTIFFKYSNNEEVLFESVDLKKRNSIAIANLQLDLLYPLGRQISVEKKKDLVELLQYIPPVLHDFYNNIKDSASVGNDLHVEDEVIDSD from the exons ATGGATAACATGGAAGCTGGAACCTCTAGTAACATAGAAAACACAATGCAAG ATATCTTCGGAGTGGATGAGGAAGACCCATATCAAGATTCAGGCTCTGAGTATTTACCATCCAGATCGCCATCGCCAACTCCCTTGGATCTAATTGATATTTTAGAAGATAACCACTCTCAAAACAACCAAGACCCTCAAAACGACCAAGAGCAACGGAAGCCAAGAAAGCGAGTTCGACAGCCACATAAGTGGAAAAAGAATATACGCAAGGCAAAACGCGCGAGAGGTGAGGAATATGTGAATGCAAAAGGCAAAACTGTACCTtcgaaaaatataaacacagatATACCATGTAGATGTGGACTAAAATGCCACGATAAAGTTGGTGCTGCACAGCAAAAAGCACTCTTCGATAGGTTTTATGCCATGGAAAGTTTTACTTTGCAGTCATCTTACTTATTTTCATTGGTAAAAGTGTTACCTAAAAAAAGATGCTCTTTTCTCACTGATCGCCGACAAACTGAGTCTAGACGCTCCAATACCCGAGTATATACTATTCCAAATTCCGATGGTTTGTATACTACGGTATGTaaagaattctttaaaaaagtttttgcaGTATCTGATGGAAGAATATCcagagttttaaaaacaaaattgtccATTCCTACACCACCTATTGATAGAAGAGGAAAGCATGTTCCTGTCAATAAGACATCTGAAGAAAAAGttcaaaaagtaaaaacatttattgataaatttccTAAGTATGAATCACACTACACACTACACAAGAGTATGAACAGAAGGTTCTTAGCTCCAGATCTAAGTTTACCAAAAATGTATTCCATGTACTGTGATAATATTTCTGAGTCAGAAAAGGTATCCGATTTTATGTTCcggaaaatatttaatgaacaatttaatttatcattcCATGCACCTGTATCCGATTCATGCAAGAAATGTGACAATTTGAAGATTAAGATAGATGCAGCTCATTCACTAGAAGAAAAGTACCAGCTTGAgttacaaaaaaagttacacctCTCAAAAGCTGACAGTGCGAAAGATAATTACAAGAAAGATAAAAACCTTGCTAAAGAAGACTTAGATGTCACTGTCATTGTATTCGACCTAATGAAAACATTGCCTACTCCAGTAGTGTCAACGGGAGTGTGTTATTATAAAAGGCAGCTGTGGACGTATGTACTAGGTATACATGATGCTGCAAATGACAACGCAACAATGTGTGTATGGGATGAGACTGTAGCCTCTAGAGGACCACAGGAGATAGGCTCTTGTTTATTGCGATacattaaagaaaatgttaagaccaaaaggttaattttatattctgacCAATGTGGTGGCCAAAATCGCAATATAAAAATGGCCACTCTTTGTCAATATATTATTAGTCATCCAGACTATGTTGTGGAAAATATTGACCATAAATTTTTTGTAAGCGGTCATTCTTATTTGGCGTGTGATCAGGACTTTGgcttaatagaaaaaaagaaaaaatattttcagaataTTTTCGTACCTGATGATTGGATTGAAGTAATAAAGACtgcaagaaagaaaaaaccctttcaaattataaaaatggccAAAGAAGATTTCTATTCAACCAAAAAATTGGAGAATAATATAACCAATCGAAAAGTCACTGCAGAGAAATCAAAAGTAAAGTGGCTAAATATTCAGTGGCTCCTGTACCACAAGAACTACCcattcacaatattttttaaatattcaaataatgaaGAGGTCCTGTTTGAAAGTGTGGacttgaaaaaaagaaattctatTGCCATAGCTAATTTACAGCTTGATCTTTTGTATCCATTGGGTAGACAAATAAGTGTGGAGaaaaaaaaggatttggtgGAACTTCTTCAATACATTCCCCCGGTACTtcatgatttttataataatattaaggatagtGCTTCGGTAGGTAATGATTTGCATGTGGAAGATGAAGTAATAGATAGTGATTGA